One Pseudomonadota bacterium genomic window carries:
- the miaB gene encoding tRNA (N6-isopentenyl adenosine(37)-C2)-methylthiotransferase MiaB has product MQGGKYFLATYGCQMNVYDSEVISATMEGLSCYPVETASDADVIIFNTCCVRENADNKVYGRLGEFKPLKQQNKDLTIVVAGCLAQKDGEQLRERFPQVDLVLGTHNLRDLRAQLLDIAETRKPRVHVEQGVADLDLEARRSSTFQAWVPISVGCDEYCTFCIVPFVRGRMRSRPVASVRHEVKKLADQGFLEVTLLGQNVNAYGDDLDPRVDFADLLLALADIEKVKRLRFTSPHPRNFSTRVLDAMAQIPMVCEHVHLPLQAGDDAVLRRMNRPYTRDRFIELAEEIRARIPGVAISTDIIVGFAGETEAQFENTLDLVRRVQFDHAYMFAYSERAGTPAMKIKDHLPEEVRMDRLYRLIREQNDITLRRNQALEGQVQEVLVEGPSKKDPTHMTGRTRQGRVVNFPGGEDLVGRLIDVRLTRGYTWGLMGERAEIAAALR; this is encoded by the coding sequence GTGCAGGGTGGAAAGTACTTCCTCGCCACATACGGATGTCAGATGAATGTCTACGACTCCGAGGTCATCTCGGCCACCATGGAGGGGTTGAGCTGCTACCCCGTCGAGACGGCCAGCGACGCCGACGTCATCATCTTCAACACCTGCTGCGTGCGAGAGAATGCCGACAACAAGGTCTACGGCCGACTGGGCGAGTTCAAGCCGCTGAAGCAGCAGAACAAGGATCTCACCATCGTCGTCGCCGGCTGTCTGGCCCAGAAAGACGGAGAGCAGCTGCGCGAGCGCTTCCCCCAGGTCGATCTGGTTCTGGGCACGCACAACCTCCGTGATCTTCGCGCCCAGCTCCTCGATATCGCCGAGACCCGAAAGCCGAGGGTCCACGTGGAGCAGGGCGTTGCCGACCTCGACCTCGAGGCAAGGCGTTCGTCGACCTTCCAGGCCTGGGTCCCCATCAGCGTCGGGTGCGACGAGTACTGCACGTTCTGCATCGTGCCCTTCGTGCGGGGGCGCATGCGCAGCCGTCCCGTGGCGTCCGTGCGCCACGAGGTGAAGAAGCTCGCTGATCAGGGGTTTCTCGAGGTCACGCTGCTGGGTCAGAACGTGAACGCCTACGGTGACGACCTCGACCCACGGGTCGATTTTGCCGACCTGCTGCTGGCCCTCGCCGACATCGAGAAGGTGAAGCGACTCCGCTTCACGTCTCCCCATCCGCGCAACTTCTCGACGCGGGTGCTCGATGCCATGGCCCAGATCCCCATGGTGTGCGAGCATGTGCATCTGCCGCTCCAGGCGGGCGATGACGCGGTGCTGCGGCGCATGAACAGGCCCTACACGCGAGACCGCTTCATCGAGCTCGCCGAAGAGATCCGCGCGCGCATCCCGGGCGTGGCCATCTCCACCGACATCATCGTGGGCTTCGCAGGCGAGACCGAGGCGCAGTTCGAGAACACCCTCGATCTGGTGCGTCGGGTGCAGTTCGATCACGCCTACATGTTCGCCTATTCAGAGCGGGCTGGAACCCCCGCGATGAAGATCAAGGACCATCTCCCGGAAGAGGTCCGGATGGATCGCCTCTATCGCCTCATCCGCGAGCAGAACGACATCACGCTCCGCCGCAACCAGGCCCTGGAGGGACAGGTGCAGGAGGTCCTGGTCGAGGGACCGAGCAAGAAAGACCCCACCCACATGACGGGCCGCACCCGTCAAGGGAGAGTCGTCAACTTCCCCGGGGGCGAAGACCTGGTGGGTCGTCTCATCGACGTTCGCCTCACCCGCGGGTATACGTGGGGATTGATGGGGGAGCGCGCCGAGATCGCGGCGGCCCTCCGATGA